A window of Leptospira brenneri contains these coding sequences:
- the sucC gene encoding ADP-forming succinate--CoA ligase subunit beta, protein MKVHEYQAKEILRRHNANVPFGKVIDTVGDFEKAYNEVVQKSPVVVVKAQIHAGGRGKGGGVKVAKTKDDAKAAAEKILGMQLITPQTGPEGKKVLKVYLEQGLEIAKEYYLSILLDRAFRKTIIMASTEGGMEIEEVAETHPEKIIKIQIDPGIGIQGSQVRELAFALGIPAEAQKSFTALVNSVYNAYIKEDAALLEINPLILTKQNEIVAGDCKMDLDENALYRHAENEALRDISEEDPYEVKAKEYNLNYVKLDGNIGCMVNGAGLAMATMDIVKLAGAEPANFLDVGGGANPTTVENGFRLILSDPNVKGIFVNVFGGIVRCDRVAVGIIEATKKVNVSVPVVVRLKGTNAEEGKKILNESGMNIVGVEGLRDAADKIVSLIKK, encoded by the coding sequence ATGAAAGTCCACGAATACCAGGCCAAAGAAATCCTACGTAGACACAATGCCAACGTTCCATTCGGAAAGGTCATCGACACTGTCGGTGATTTTGAAAAGGCATATAACGAAGTTGTCCAAAAATCACCCGTAGTGGTGGTGAAAGCCCAAATCCACGCAGGTGGACGAGGAAAAGGTGGCGGGGTCAAAGTCGCAAAGACGAAAGACGATGCCAAAGCTGCTGCCGAGAAAATCCTTGGAATGCAACTCATCACCCCACAAACAGGACCAGAAGGAAAAAAAGTTCTCAAAGTTTATTTGGAACAAGGTCTTGAAATCGCAAAGGAATACTATCTTTCTATTCTACTCGATCGAGCTTTCCGTAAAACCATCATTATGGCTTCTACCGAAGGTGGAATGGAAATCGAAGAAGTTGCAGAAACTCATCCAGAAAAAATCATCAAAATCCAAATTGATCCAGGTATCGGAATCCAAGGTTCTCAAGTGCGTGAACTCGCATTTGCACTTGGAATCCCTGCGGAAGCACAAAAGTCTTTCACAGCTCTTGTAAACTCAGTTTACAATGCATACATCAAAGAAGATGCTGCATTACTTGAGATCAACCCTCTCATCCTGACAAAACAAAACGAAATCGTTGCCGGCGACTGCAAGATGGACTTGGATGAAAACGCACTTTACCGCCATGCAGAAAACGAAGCTCTTCGCGATATTTCCGAAGAAGATCCGTATGAAGTAAAAGCAAAAGAATACAACCTCAACTACGTTAAGTTAGATGGAAATATCGGTTGTATGGTAAATGGTGCCGGTCTTGCGATGGCAACTATGGACATTGTTAAGTTAGCTGGTGCAGAACCTGCAAACTTTTTGGACGTGGGAGGTGGAGCAAACCCTACTACAGTAGAAAACGGTTTTAGACTCATCCTCTCTGATCCAAACGTAAAAGGAATCTTTGTAAACGTATTCGGTGGAATCGTTCGTTGTGACCGAGTTGCTGTGGGAATTATCGAAGCAACAAAAAAGGTAAACGTATCTGTTCCGGTAGTGGTTCGATTGAAAGGAACCAATGCAGAAGAAGGAAAAAAAATCCTGAACGAATCCGGTATGAACATTGTGGGAGTGGAAGGACTCCGTGACGCGGCAGACAAAATCGTCTCCCTAATCAAAAAATAG
- the sucD gene encoding succinate--CoA ligase subunit alpha, with product MTVLVDANTRVVVQGITGKEGSFHATQMLEYGTKVVAGVTPGKGGQIWTSETGKTAPVRNTIKDAMIQDGANAAVIFVPPPFAADAILEGIFAEIPLVVCITEGIPTHDMLKVYSVLRNSKTKLVGPNCPGVINPLHKVKMGIMPGFIHTPGKIGIVSRSGTLTYESVASLTGAGLGQSTCIGIGGDPVPGMNHTEAVRLLNEDPDTEGIVMIGEIGGTSEEEAAAYIKAHVKKPVVGFIAGQTAPPGKRMGHAGAIISGGMGTATSKIAAMQDAGVSICAHIGEVGEKMKAALKK from the coding sequence ATGACTGTATTAGTTGACGCAAACACTAGAGTAGTCGTCCAAGGGATCACCGGTAAGGAAGGATCCTTTCATGCGACTCAAATGTTAGAATATGGTACAAAAGTAGTTGCTGGAGTCACTCCAGGAAAAGGTGGTCAAATCTGGACTTCCGAAACAGGAAAAACGGCTCCCGTTCGTAACACCATTAAAGATGCAATGATCCAAGATGGCGCAAACGCTGCGGTGATCTTTGTTCCGCCTCCATTTGCAGCCGATGCCATTTTGGAAGGAATCTTTGCGGAGATCCCACTTGTGGTTTGTATCACAGAAGGAATCCCTACTCACGATATGCTAAAAGTATATAGTGTGCTTCGTAATTCCAAAACAAAACTCGTGGGACCAAACTGCCCAGGAGTCATCAACCCACTTCACAAAGTTAAGATGGGAATTATGCCAGGATTCATCCACACTCCAGGAAAAATCGGAATCGTTTCCCGTTCTGGAACTTTGACTTATGAATCAGTTGCTTCCTTAACAGGAGCAGGTCTTGGCCAATCCACTTGTATCGGAATCGGGGGAGACCCAGTTCCAGGGATGAACCATACAGAAGCAGTTCGCCTTTTAAACGAAGATCCGGACACAGAAGGAATCGTTATGATCGGTGAGATTGGTGGAACTTCGGAAGAAGAAGCTGCCGCTTACATCAAAGCTCATGTGAAAAAACCAGTTGTTGGTTTTATTGCAGGCCAAACAGCTCCTCCTGGAAAACGTATGGGTCACGCTGGTGCGATCATTTCTGGTGGAATGGGAACTGCTACTTCTAAAATTGCGGCAATGCAAGACGCTGGTGTCAGCATCTGCGCACATATTGGTGAAGTAGGCGAAAAAATGAAAGCAGCCCTTAAAAAATAA
- a CDS encoding TolC family protein encodes MEQRSWVSSTLILLVSVGLLAAESGDKGFTLSLQDAVKYAIENNREVMQARLELAKADTNLMKFESKYSWRALSKAEIDQKKFPFNQNNIFTGTKTQTTTYSAGLEKLFTTGTYFKLEAKSQRFDSNAFEDPNKTPAGFTSLGLPPLYTDSLSVTIAQDLLKNAFGANERNMEKILENQTEILREQMEDQVASKVVATLVDYWNYSVKESGYQTFEQLLKNTKNVRDLTIRKQGLGLSESFEVNQWNALLSQVEGQMAQASAEREEARRKLIRSLNLPEETIFQKTTPLSETLPAKLDYQADIDYAYKHRADFKALVRKKENAELSMKTAKNEALPSLKLAGTYGYQAQNTISPQNNYTDGRAGVFSYQYPMMQGSVDLSYPIMDKGVKAGIRDAEIQKRQVSLEEADLTKAVSDDVRTRIDILKASFQVMENAKRTEEESKKYYNGVLRSFQQGRFNALAVKNALDTHVQDQLSLVRAKVDYNINLHRYYVSKNVLFEEYGVDRSKLLPENL; translated from the coding sequence ATGGAACAACGTTCATGGGTTTCAAGTACATTGATTCTCCTCGTTTCCGTAGGCCTTTTGGCTGCGGAATCTGGAGATAAGGGATTTACACTTAGCTTACAAGACGCAGTCAAGTATGCGATTGAAAATAACCGAGAGGTTATGCAGGCTCGTCTAGAGCTAGCCAAAGCGGATACGAACCTCATGAAGTTTGAGAGTAAATATTCTTGGCGAGCCCTTTCCAAAGCCGAGATAGACCAAAAGAAATTCCCTTTCAACCAAAACAATATCTTTACGGGAACCAAAACCCAAACGACCACTTATAGTGCTGGGTTAGAAAAACTTTTCACAACAGGAACCTACTTCAAACTAGAAGCGAAGTCACAACGTTTTGACTCGAATGCTTTTGAAGATCCAAATAAAACTCCTGCAGGATTTACATCCCTCGGACTTCCTCCATTATACACAGATTCCCTTTCCGTAACCATTGCTCAGGATTTACTCAAAAATGCTTTTGGTGCCAACGAAAGGAATATGGAAAAAATCCTAGAAAACCAAACGGAAATTTTACGAGAACAAATGGAAGACCAAGTCGCAAGCAAAGTGGTAGCCACTCTTGTTGACTACTGGAACTACTCTGTAAAAGAATCTGGTTACCAAACTTTCGAACAACTTTTAAAAAATACTAAGAACGTAAGAGACCTAACCATCCGCAAACAAGGGCTTGGGCTTTCTGAAAGTTTCGAAGTCAACCAATGGAATGCCCTTCTCTCTCAAGTGGAAGGACAAATGGCACAAGCAAGTGCAGAACGAGAAGAAGCAAGACGAAAACTCATTCGTTCCCTCAATCTTCCGGAAGAAACAATCTTTCAAAAAACAACACCACTATCAGAAACCCTTCCTGCTAAGTTAGATTACCAAGCTGATATTGATTACGCATACAAACATAGAGCTGATTTCAAAGCCCTTGTTCGCAAAAAAGAAAATGCTGAATTATCCATGAAAACCGCTAAAAACGAAGCCCTTCCTTCTTTAAAACTTGCCGGAACTTATGGATACCAAGCTCAAAATACGATCAGTCCACAAAACAACTATACTGACGGCCGTGCTGGTGTTTTTTCTTACCAGTATCCAATGATGCAAGGATCCGTAGACCTTTCTTACCCAATTATGGATAAGGGAGTGAAGGCGGGAATTCGTGATGCAGAAATCCAAAAACGCCAAGTTTCCTTGGAAGAAGCGGATTTAACAAAAGCAGTTTCAGACGATGTCAGAACTAGAATTGATATCTTAAAAGCATCCTTCCAAGTAATGGAAAATGCAAAGCGCACTGAGGAAGAATCCAAAAAATACTACAATGGTGTTTTAAGATCCTTCCAACAAGGAAGATTCAATGCACTTGCTGTAAAGAATGCTCTAGACACTCATGTACAAGATCAGTTGTCACTCGTGCGAGCGAAAGTAGATTACAATATCAATCTACACAGATATTATGTTTCTAAGAATGTTTTATTTGAAGAATACGGAGTGGATAGATCCAAACTCCTACCTGAAAATCTTTAA
- a CDS encoding FmdB family zinc ribbon protein, translating to MATYDYHCNTCGKDFEHVQSMKDDALTECLCGKNGSVERRISATAGIIFKGSGFYVTDYKKDSSAKATGSSDSGTT from the coding sequence ATGGCTACCTACGATTATCATTGTAATACATGTGGCAAAGACTTTGAACACGTTCAGTCAATGAAAGATGATGCCCTCACAGAATGTCTCTGCGGGAAAAATGGGTCAGTCGAACGACGCATTTCTGCGACCGCCGGAATTATCTTCAAAGGATCTGGATTTTACGTGACTGATTACAAAAAAGACAGTTCTGCGAAAGCTACTGGCAGTAGCGATTCAGGAACCACGTAA
- a CDS encoding LpxI family protein, which produces MATKGRLAIIAGGGELPHIGMSEALAAGEDPLFLGLIESDFSPREHSARTIPVHITQVGKILKTIQKEKITRILMLGKVRKDLLFQKLKFDLKALSILAKTINRNDYPIFLAIADEFEAMGVKVISQKIYLQSLLLPEGRYTPKKFKSQELKDIDFGMFYAEKMADLDIGQMVVVCDESVIAVEAVEGTDETIKRGGQYTKKKGDAVVCKSPKAKQDDRFDLPTIGIHTFQMMLESGCKTLCIREGETLVVDPKLAIEFATKHKLNFCVVGKSGSKVLNGNQKKVP; this is translated from the coding sequence TTGGCAACCAAAGGCCGATTAGCCATCATTGCTGGTGGGGGAGAACTACCCCATATTGGAATGTCAGAAGCTCTGGCGGCTGGAGAGGATCCTTTATTTCTAGGACTCATCGAGTCTGATTTTTCTCCCAGAGAACATAGCGCACGCACGATCCCTGTCCATATCACCCAAGTCGGGAAAATTTTAAAAACCATTCAGAAAGAAAAAATCACTAGGATTTTAATGTTAGGTAAGGTTCGTAAAGACCTACTCTTTCAAAAATTAAAATTCGATTTAAAAGCACTTTCTATCTTGGCCAAAACTATCAATCGAAACGACTACCCGATCTTCCTTGCGATTGCTGATGAATTTGAAGCAATGGGTGTCAAAGTCATCTCTCAAAAAATTTATTTGCAGTCACTATTACTTCCCGAAGGAAGATACACTCCCAAAAAATTCAAATCCCAAGAGTTAAAAGACATCGACTTTGGAATGTTTTATGCGGAAAAGATGGCCGATTTAGATATCGGACAAATGGTTGTGGTCTGTGATGAATCGGTGATCGCAGTCGAAGCTGTGGAAGGAACCGACGAAACCATCAAACGTGGTGGTCAGTACACCAAAAAGAAAGGTGATGCCGTCGTCTGTAAAAGCCCCAAAGCAAAACAAGATGACCGCTTTGACTTACCCACAATTGGAATTCATACCTTCCAAATGATGCTCGAAAGTGGCTGCAAAACACTCTGCATCAGAGAAGGAGAAACTTTAGTGGTAGATCCAAAGTTAGCAATTGAATTTGCAACAAAACATAAGTTAAACTTTTGTGTAGTAGGAAAAAGCGGAAGTAAGGTTCTCAATGGTAACCAAAAAAAAGTCCCATAG
- the lpxB gene encoding lipid-A-disaccharide synthase has product MVTKKKSHSLESDKNILVIAGEHSGDLLGADLLQELTILEPEYKFYGIGGEGMIGHGLDSMEELENLSVIGFSEAIKKYSFLKKIFYRVLEETTRRPTKLAILIDYPGFNLRLAKELKQRGIPTVFYVSPQIWAWKFNRIYFIKEQIALMLTLFRFEEEIYTEYGVNAKFVGHPITKRIPEKLKKEPVITEKLPDSHHGYTVGLLPGSRKGEIRRLIDPILGTAALLHEQCKLEKKKVVFLLPNINAKEEPFLLEKIEALKNIHPDINIHYLWNSSLRVMETSDLLLIASGTATLEGLYFETPMVILYKVSLFTYLLGSLLMRSKFIGLANILSGEEVCREITQNECQPEYIFREAWKILSSTKLRNKMKGILRDAKERELGTMNASKKAAKEIQSLLRTLTN; this is encoded by the coding sequence ATGGTAACCAAAAAAAAGTCCCATAGTCTTGAATCAGACAAAAACATCCTAGTCATCGCAGGGGAACACTCCGGTGATTTACTCGGTGCCGACCTTCTTCAGGAACTTACAATCCTCGAACCCGAATATAAGTTCTACGGAATCGGTGGAGAAGGAATGATCGGGCATGGATTGGATTCCATGGAAGAACTCGAAAATTTAAGTGTAATTGGATTTTCAGAAGCCATCAAAAAATACAGTTTTCTAAAAAAGATATTCTACCGAGTTCTAGAAGAAACAACTCGTAGGCCTACCAAACTTGCCATTTTAATCGATTATCCAGGATTTAACTTACGTTTAGCGAAAGAATTAAAACAAAGAGGAATCCCTACTGTATTTTACGTATCTCCCCAAATTTGGGCTTGGAAGTTCAACCGAATTTATTTTATCAAAGAACAAATTGCTCTCATGCTAACTCTCTTTCGCTTTGAAGAAGAGATTTATACCGAATACGGTGTGAATGCAAAATTTGTAGGGCATCCTATCACCAAACGAATTCCCGAAAAACTAAAAAAAGAGCCTGTCATTACGGAAAAACTTCCAGATTCTCACCATGGTTATACGGTCGGCCTTCTCCCTGGGTCACGGAAAGGAGAAATTCGTAGACTCATTGATCCAATTTTGGGAACGGCTGCCCTCCTCCACGAACAATGCAAATTGGAAAAAAAGAAGGTGGTCTTTCTACTTCCCAATATCAATGCAAAGGAAGAACCCTTTCTTTTAGAAAAGATAGAAGCTCTAAAAAACATCCATCCCGATATCAATATCCATTATCTCTGGAACTCGTCTCTACGTGTGATGGAGACAAGTGACCTTCTTCTCATTGCCTCAGGAACGGCTACCTTAGAAGGTCTCTACTTTGAAACCCCAATGGTCATTCTTTATAAAGTGAGTTTATTTACTTATCTTTTAGGATCCTTACTCATGCGTTCTAAATTCATTGGTCTTGCGAATATCCTATCGGGGGAAGAAGTTTGTCGTGAAATCACACAAAACGAATGCCAACCTGAGTATATTTTTAGGGAAGCATGGAAGATTCTATCCAGTACAAAACTTCGAAATAAAATGAAGGGAATCTTACGAGACGCGAAGGAAAGAGAACTAGGAACTATGAATGCTTCTAAAAAGGCAGCGAAAGAAATCCAATCACTCCTTCGAACCCTTACGAATTAA